One stretch of Rosistilla oblonga DNA includes these proteins:
- a CDS encoding zinc ribbon domain-containing protein: MSDAPHKISHSTISTLHHIHKKLTELNSQIGRGPRQLKAGIAAIESLKQAELQAQETLKQAKLACDSKQLQLKEREQRVVDIQNKLNTAASNREFQTFKEQIAADQQANGVLADEILEAMEKIDRLGEELRQRTAELKQRSDDHAKLQSEVDARVATASSERDRVLEELATAEEQLPEDAVDIYQRLIRSQGEDGLAPVEGQSCGNCGATFAPQVLNRLMLSHFICCPTCGAILYMTADSVPE; encoded by the coding sequence ATGTCTGATGCCCCGCATAAAATCTCGCACTCGACGATCAGCACGCTGCATCATATCCATAAGAAGTTGACCGAACTCAACAGCCAGATCGGCCGCGGGCCGCGACAATTGAAAGCTGGCATCGCCGCAATCGAATCTTTAAAGCAGGCGGAACTGCAGGCGCAAGAGACGCTGAAACAAGCCAAACTGGCGTGCGACAGCAAGCAGTTGCAGTTGAAAGAACGCGAGCAGCGCGTTGTCGATATACAAAATAAACTGAACACCGCGGCCAGCAATCGCGAATTCCAGACCTTCAAAGAACAGATCGCCGCCGACCAACAGGCCAACGGCGTACTGGCCGACGAGATTCTCGAAGCGATGGAAAAGATCGATCGTCTGGGCGAAGAACTTCGCCAGCGAACCGCCGAACTAAAACAGCGGTCCGACGATCACGCCAAGCTGCAGAGCGAAGTCGACGCCCGCGTCGCCACCGCAAGCAGCGAACGCGACCGGGTACTGGAGGAACTGGCGACCGCCGAAGAGCAGTTGCCCGAAGATGCTGTCGATATCTACCAGCGTTTGATCCGCAGCCAAGGCGAAGATGGCCTGGCGCCGGTCGAGGGACAATCGTGCGGCAACTGTGGCGCTACGTTTGCCCCACAGGTTCTCAATCGACTGATGCTGTCGCACTTCATCTGTTGCCCGACCTGCGGTGCGATTCTTTACATGACCGCCGATTCGGTTCCCGAATAA
- a CDS encoding adenylosuccinate synthase encodes MPGTCVIGLQWGDEAKGKLVDLLAKDYEMVVRYAGGANAGHTVVCGDETYKLHHIPSGILHPAVQNMITPGVVINPTTLLEEIDGLAGRGVRCADNMRISERAHLVMPWHMIEDRIINEHRGVGNESIGTTNRGIGPCYRDKVGRTHAVRMTDLMQADRDERIAAVAAQKYRLLEGLGASADELASVEPSKVAAIAGGWADRLRELTGDTTEPVLAACEANRKVLFEGAQGALLDIDHGTYPFVTSSNASGVGVCAGAGVPPRWIHEVVGVCKAYSTRVGGGPFPTELHDEVGEKIRKLGNEFGTTTGRPRRCGWLDAVALRYTARLSGVSRLSLMMMDVLSHLDEIKICVAYEIDGKQTKHFPCHAEEVRRCKPVYETIPGWKIPVDDARSLEDLPEGAHRYIRRVEELIGFPVGIISVGPDRAQTIFTEQTKLDLAIA; translated from the coding sequence GTGCCAGGAACTTGTGTAATAGGGCTGCAGTGGGGCGATGAAGCCAAGGGTAAGCTTGTCGATCTGCTGGCCAAAGATTACGAAATGGTCGTGCGGTACGCCGGCGGGGCCAATGCGGGCCACACCGTCGTTTGCGGCGATGAAACGTACAAACTGCATCATATTCCCAGCGGCATCCTGCATCCTGCGGTCCAGAACATGATCACGCCCGGGGTGGTGATCAATCCAACGACGCTGTTGGAAGAGATCGATGGACTGGCCGGTCGCGGCGTCCGTTGTGCCGACAATATGCGGATCAGCGAACGAGCCCACTTGGTCATGCCATGGCACATGATCGAAGACCGGATCATCAACGAACATCGCGGTGTCGGCAACGAATCGATCGGCACCACAAATCGTGGTATCGGGCCCTGTTATCGCGACAAGGTCGGCCGGACGCATGCGGTTCGGATGACCGATCTGATGCAAGCCGATCGCGACGAGCGAATCGCCGCGGTTGCCGCGCAGAAGTACCGTCTGTTGGAAGGCCTCGGCGCGTCGGCTGATGAACTGGCTAGCGTCGAACCAAGCAAAGTTGCCGCGATCGCTGGCGGTTGGGCCGACCGGCTCCGCGAGTTGACTGGCGACACGACCGAGCCTGTCTTGGCTGCCTGCGAAGCCAACCGCAAGGTCTTGTTCGAAGGAGCCCAGGGGGCGCTGTTGGACATCGACCACGGGACCTATCCGTTTGTTACCAGCAGCAACGCTTCGGGCGTTGGAGTCTGTGCCGGTGCGGGTGTTCCGCCGCGTTGGATTCACGAAGTTGTCGGCGTTTGCAAAGCCTACAGCACACGCGTCGGCGGCGGACCATTCCCGACCGAATTGCACGACGAGGTCGGTGAGAAAATTCGCAAGCTGGGGAACGAGTTCGGCACGACCACCGGGCGACCACGACGCTGCGGTTGGTTGGACGCTGTCGCGCTGCGTTACACGGCGCGGTTGAGCGGCGTGTCGCGATTGTCGTTGATGATGATGGACGTGTTGAGCCATCTGGACGAGATCAAGATCTGCGTCGCTTACGAGATCGATGGCAAGCAGACCAAACACTTCCCTTGCCACGCGGAAGAAGTTCGCCGCTGCAAGCCGGTTTACGAAACGATCCCCGGCTGGAAGATTCCTGTCGACGACGCGCGGTCGTTGGAAGATCTCCCCGAGGGAGCACATCGTTATATCCGTCGCGTCGAAGAGCTGATCGGATTCCCCGTCGGAATCATCTCGGTCGGTCCCGATCGTGCGCAAACGATCTTTACAGAGCAAACAAAGCTGGACTTGGCGATCGCCTAA
- a CDS encoding SAM-dependent methyltransferase, with the protein MTNQPPAPNSFCFLCCQQGSEPALKAELDDRKWRLAFSRPGFVTLKKVPAANSAAASDDALPEGIFIRTASWSIGKIAGEESDQLASQLSELLRSSNLPKPDLLHLWGRDRLPVGERGFMPGNEPLTEAVADFLAANLHQQELIASPMANQIARPGDRVLDVVMVESNQWWIGWHEVVSAVDRWPGGTFPMNRDREVISRAYYKTSEAIAWSGFQLHEGDQVIEIGSAPGGSVQRLLELGMQVSGIDPAEMDESIMEHKNYRHFRARGGDIKRHHYSKARWLLVDSNVKPEKTLTTVENIVQHRDTSIVGMLLTLKLSSYERAADIPIWLDQIRSWGYSNVRARQLATGRTEICVAATV; encoded by the coding sequence ATGACCAATCAGCCTCCCGCCCCCAATTCGTTCTGTTTTCTCTGTTGCCAACAAGGTTCCGAACCGGCTCTCAAAGCGGAACTCGATGATCGAAAGTGGCGGCTGGCGTTTTCGCGTCCCGGTTTTGTAACGCTCAAAAAGGTCCCCGCCGCCAACTCGGCGGCCGCGTCCGACGATGCCCTTCCCGAGGGGATCTTCATCCGCACCGCGTCGTGGTCGATCGGTAAGATCGCCGGCGAGGAATCCGATCAGTTGGCCAGCCAGTTATCCGAACTGCTGCGTTCGTCGAATCTCCCCAAACCCGATCTGTTGCATCTGTGGGGCCGCGACCGCTTGCCCGTTGGCGAGCGTGGTTTTATGCCGGGCAACGAACCGTTGACCGAAGCTGTCGCCGATTTTCTGGCGGCCAATCTGCACCAACAGGAACTGATCGCTTCGCCAATGGCGAATCAAATCGCTCGTCCCGGCGATCGCGTGTTGGACGTGGTGATGGTCGAATCGAACCAGTGGTGGATCGGTTGGCACGAGGTCGTCAGCGCCGTCGACCGCTGGCCCGGCGGAACGTTCCCGATGAATCGCGACCGCGAAGTCATCTCGCGTGCCTACTACAAGACCTCCGAAGCAATCGCCTGGAGCGGATTTCAGTTGCATGAGGGCGACCAGGTGATCGAGATCGGTAGTGCTCCCGGCGGATCGGTCCAACGACTGTTGGAACTTGGTATGCAGGTGTCCGGAATCGATCCCGCCGAGATGGACGAATCGATCATGGAACACAAAAACTACCGCCACTTCCGCGCCCGTGGCGGCGACATCAAGCGTCATCATTATTCCAAGGCGCGGTGGTTGTTGGTCGATTCGAACGTCAAGCCGGAAAAGACGCTGACGACGGTCGAGAACATCGTGCAGCATCGGGATACTTCGATCGTCGGCATGCTGCTGACGCTTAAGCTGAGTTCGTACGAACGGGCTGCCGATATCCCGATTTGGTTGGATCAGATCCGGTCTTGGGGATACAGCAACGTTCGGGCACGTCAATTGGCGACCGGTCGGACCGAAATCTGTGTCGCCGCGACTGTTTGA
- a CDS encoding isoprenyl transferase, with protein MSQAEPSSSPDADAETGSSLPRHVAIIMDGNGRWAQRRGLPRIEGHRHGVDTVRRTTEKCAALGIEALTLYCFSSENWKRPPVELDFLMHLLEQYLVEERRTLIDNGLRLKMIGRRDRLPAGVLRELEITQQLCAEHTGMQLVLAVDYGGRAEIVEAVRQLAAKARQGELQPDAIDEAMVSEHLYTAGLPDPDLLIRTGGDMRISNYLLWQISYAELWVTDRSWPDFREEDLMQALHDFSGRQRRFGGLLSS; from the coding sequence ATGTCTCAGGCCGAACCCTCCTCATCGCCCGACGCCGATGCCGAAACCGGCAGCTCGCTTCCACGGCACGTCGCCATCATCATGGATGGCAATGGTCGTTGGGCGCAGCGGCGTGGGCTGCCACGGATCGAAGGGCATCGGCATGGGGTCGACACGGTTCGGCGTACGACTGAAAAATGTGCGGCGCTTGGAATCGAAGCGCTCACGCTGTATTGCTTCAGCAGCGAAAATTGGAAACGGCCGCCGGTCGAGCTCGATTTTTTAATGCATCTGTTGGAGCAATATCTGGTCGAGGAGCGGCGGACGCTGATCGATAACGGGCTGCGATTGAAAATGATCGGCCGCCGCGATCGTCTGCCCGCCGGAGTGCTACGCGAACTGGAAATCACGCAACAATTGTGTGCCGAGCATACGGGGATGCAGTTGGTGCTGGCCGTCGATTACGGCGGGCGAGCTGAAATCGTTGAAGCCGTGCGCCAGCTGGCCGCCAAGGCGCGGCAGGGTGAATTGCAGCCCGATGCGATCGACGAAGCGATGGTTTCCGAACATCTCTATACAGCTGGTTTGCCCGACCCCGATCTGTTGATTCGCACCGGCGGCGACATGCGGATCAGCAACTATCTGTTGTGGCAGATCAGTTACGCCGAACTCTGGGTGACCGATCGCTCTTGGCCCGACTTCCGCGAAGAGGATCTGATGCAAGCGTTGCACGATTTCTCGGGCCGCCAGCGTCGCTTTGGCGGCTTGCTGTCCAGCTAG
- the leuB gene encoding 3-isopropylmalate dehydrogenase, whose product MKANIVLLPGDGIGPEIVLQGQRVLDAIATKFNHQFTYQSCLIGGIAIDQTGDPLPQPTIDACLASDAVLLGAVGGPKWDDPSAKTRPEVGLLKIRKELGLFANLRPIQTFPELVGASPLRREIVEGTDILFFRELTGGIYFGPSGRETIDGVEHAMATMVYSVPEVERVVRLAAEAARGRDGRLTSVDKANVLEPSRLWRQVAERVVREEFPDVKYDVVLVDAMAMHLISRPKDFDVVVTSNMFGDILTDEASMLPGSLGMLPSASIGADGPGLYEPIHGSAPDIAGKGIANPLATILACAMLLRYSLKLEDEAAAIEAAVRKVLAAGHRTPDIAAGEASIGTEAMGDEVLKVLA is encoded by the coding sequence TTGAAAGCCAACATTGTTCTGTTGCCAGGTGACGGCATTGGTCCCGAAATCGTTCTGCAAGGCCAACGCGTTCTCGATGCGATCGCGACAAAATTCAATCACCAGTTCACCTATCAATCCTGCCTGATCGGCGGAATCGCTATCGATCAGACCGGCGACCCGCTGCCCCAGCCGACGATCGACGCCTGCCTCGCGTCGGACGCGGTTTTGTTGGGAGCCGTCGGCGGACCGAAGTGGGACGATCCATCGGCTAAGACGCGGCCCGAGGTTGGGTTGTTGAAGATCCGCAAAGAATTGGGGTTGTTCGCGAACCTGCGTCCGATCCAAACGTTTCCCGAATTGGTTGGCGCTTCGCCGCTGCGTCGCGAGATCGTCGAAGGGACCGACATCCTGTTCTTCCGCGAACTGACCGGCGGAATCTACTTTGGCCCCTCCGGCCGCGAAACGATCGATGGCGTCGAACATGCGATGGCGACGATGGTCTACAGCGTCCCTGAAGTCGAACGCGTCGTCCGCCTCGCTGCGGAAGCCGCTCGCGGTCGCGATGGTCGTTTGACAAGCGTCGACAAAGCCAACGTGTTGGAGCCGAGTCGTCTGTGGCGTCAAGTTGCCGAGCGCGTTGTCCGCGAAGAGTTCCCCGACGTGAAGTACGATGTCGTTTTGGTCGATGCGATGGCGATGCATTTGATCAGCCGTCCGAAGGACTTCGACGTTGTCGTCACCAGCAACATGTTTGGTGATATCTTGACCGACGAAGCTTCGATGCTGCCAGGATCGCTGGGCATGTTGCCATCGGCATCGATCGGTGCGGATGGACCTGGCCTGTACGAACCGATCCACGGATCGGCTCCCGACATCGCCGGCAAGGGAATCGCAAATCCATTGGCCACGATCCTCGCCTGTGCGATGTTGCTGCGTTACTCGCTGAAACTGGAAGACGAAGCCGCGGCGATCGAAGCTGCGGTTCGCAAGGTTTTGGCTGCGGGGCATCGGACTCCTGATATCGCCGCGGGCGAAGCTTCGATCGGCACCGAAGCGATGGGCGACGAAGTCCTCAAAGTTCTGGCGTAA
- the hslU gene encoding ATP-dependent protease ATPase subunit HslU, which yields MSDSHNVVDALGKLTPAETVKQLDRYIVGQRQAKRAVAVALRNRWRRQQLSEEMQGEIAPKNILMIGPTGVGKTEIARRLARMTGAPFIKVEATKYTEVGYYGRDVESMVRELVENGLGLVREKFQDQVREEAEQRVENRLVDLLVPGSTELPSLSQALEESATETADDAEQRLQRTRDKMRKMLQAGKLEERLVEVTTQSKSAPMVVGGMGMENMDIDLQGMFEKIMPRGSQSREMKVNEARQVLMEQETEALLDPEAMNAEAIRLAEELGIIFVDEIDKVIATDGKNADVSRQGVQRDLLPIVEGTSVQTRYGYVRTDHILFIAAGAFHRGKPSELMPELQGRFPIRVELDELTEHDFLQILTEPKNSLTRQYEALLATEQVTIEFQQDALAQLARYAFKVNQSTQNIGARRLYTIMERLLEELSFEAPELGKSSVKIDAAYVEQRLNEIAEDEDLSKFIL from the coding sequence GTGAGTGATTCGCACAACGTAGTCGATGCTTTGGGCAAGCTGACGCCAGCGGAGACCGTCAAGCAATTGGATCGCTATATCGTCGGCCAGCGGCAGGCCAAGCGAGCTGTCGCGGTGGCGCTGCGGAATCGCTGGCGACGACAGCAATTGAGCGAGGAGATGCAGGGCGAGATCGCTCCCAAGAACATCTTGATGATCGGCCCGACCGGAGTCGGGAAGACCGAGATCGCTCGCCGCTTGGCGCGGATGACCGGCGCTCCGTTTATCAAAGTCGAAGCGACGAAATATACCGAGGTCGGATATTACGGTCGCGATGTCGAGAGCATGGTTCGCGAGCTTGTCGAAAACGGCCTCGGCTTGGTCCGCGAAAAGTTCCAGGATCAGGTCCGCGAAGAGGCGGAGCAGCGGGTCGAGAACCGGTTGGTCGATCTGTTGGTGCCGGGGTCGACTGAACTGCCAAGCCTGTCGCAGGCGTTAGAGGAGTCCGCAACCGAAACCGCCGACGATGCCGAGCAACGCCTGCAGCGAACTCGCGACAAGATGCGGAAGATGCTGCAAGCGGGAAAGCTGGAAGAACGCTTGGTCGAAGTAACGACTCAGTCCAAGTCGGCGCCGATGGTTGTCGGCGGGATGGGCATGGAGAACATGGACATCGACCTGCAGGGGATGTTCGAAAAGATCATGCCACGCGGCTCGCAGAGTCGCGAGATGAAGGTCAACGAAGCCCGTCAGGTGTTGATGGAGCAAGAGACCGAAGCGCTGTTGGACCCCGAGGCGATGAATGCCGAAGCGATTCGGTTGGCCGAAGAACTGGGGATCATCTTTGTCGACGAGATCGACAAAGTGATCGCGACCGACGGCAAAAACGCTGACGTCTCGCGGCAGGGTGTGCAGCGCGATCTGTTGCCGATCGTCGAAGGGACCAGCGTGCAGACCCGATACGGTTACGTTCGCACCGATCACATCCTGTTCATCGCCGCCGGAGCGTTCCATCGCGGCAAGCCGAGCGAATTGATGCCCGAACTGCAGGGCCGGTTTCCGATCCGTGTCGAACTGGATGAATTGACCGAACACGATTTCCTGCAGATCTTGACCGAGCCGAAGAATTCGCTGACGCGGCAATACGAAGCGCTCCTGGCGACCGAACAGGTAACGATCGAATTCCAGCAGGACGCTCTGGCTCAACTGGCTCGTTACGCGTTTAAGGTCAACCAATCGACGCAGAACATCGGGGCTCGCCGGCTGTACACGATCATGGAACGCTTGCTGGAAGAACTCAGCTTCGAAGCGCCCGAGTTGGGGAAGAGCTCCGTCAAGATCGACGCTGCTTATGTTGAACAGCGACTCAACGAGATCGCCGAAGACGAAGACCTCAGCAAATTCATCCTCTAG
- a CDS encoding FAD-binding and (Fe-S)-binding domain-containing protein: MHDNLQSSLVELQSQMDGELRIDAVARTVYSTDASLYQETPLAVAIPTTEADIRRLILFAGKHKIGLIPRAAGTSLAGQVVGAGIVVDISRHFTKILEIDADAGWARVQPGVIRNELNMALRPHGVLFGPETSTQNRAMLGGMFGNNSCGSNSIVYGSTREHVLEVRGFLSDGSEATFTALSDEEFQAKCAPENDSLESQIYRGIRDLLSQAEVREEIQREFPKPQIPRRNTGYAVDLLMDAAPLAPADAASDKQFDFCKLLAGSEGTLFFATEIKVRCTPLPPPASALLCPHFETVDESLRATLLAVKHSIFACELVDHFVLSGAARNIEQRANMSFVDGTPGAILAIEFRAETDEQAVAAADKLVAEMKAAGLGYHFPILTGDDTNKVWDLRKAGLGILSNVVGDAKPLAVIEDTAVAIEDLPEFIAEFNRRLKTKHGLECVHYAHAGSGEIHLRPIINLKTDAGNQQFRDVAQEIADLVKEYRGSLSGEHGDGRLRGEFLQQMIGPKNYEVIRQVKRLWDPQNIFNPNKIVDTPPMNSSLRYKPGQATPDVPTVLDFSGVEGVLRAAELCNGAGDCRKTQLSGGTMCPSYMATRNEQDTTRARANMLRHVLTAADGKRFPFDSEEVREVMDLCLSCKGCKRECPSNVDVAKLKAEFQQGYYDAHGVPRRAKLIANFARNSQLAAYAPWMFNFIVRNRVTSRIFKRFAGFAPKRSLPTMHRTTLSRWFATHTPHPSAGQNGRVLFFCDEFTNYNDTPVGIAAIELLERLGFAVEIPEHRESGRAALSKGLLRQARDVAEENVRLLKDRVSADLPLVGVEPSALLSFRDEYPELVRGELRDAAAKMSEHCLMIDEFLAQQMDAGRIKSDAFRDDKRTIRLHGHCHQKALTSLAPTVRMLQLPRNYTVRLIPSGCCGMAGSFGYETEHYDLSMQIGELVLFPTVRKEPEENLIAAPGTSCRHQIADGTGRKAEHPVQILRDALLSN, encoded by the coding sequence ATGCACGATAATCTTCAGTCATCGCTAGTAGAACTTCAGTCGCAGATGGACGGAGAGCTGCGGATCGACGCGGTCGCGCGGACTGTCTATTCGACCGACGCGTCGCTGTATCAGGAAACGCCGCTGGCCGTTGCGATCCCAACGACCGAAGCCGACATCCGTCGCTTGATCCTGTTCGCCGGAAAACACAAGATCGGGCTGATCCCTCGCGCCGCCGGGACCTCGCTGGCTGGCCAGGTTGTCGGGGCGGGAATCGTCGTCGACATCTCCCGCCACTTCACGAAGATCCTGGAGATCGATGCGGATGCGGGCTGGGCTCGCGTGCAACCGGGAGTGATTCGCAACGAATTGAACATGGCGCTGCGACCGCACGGCGTGCTGTTTGGTCCCGAGACATCGACGCAGAATCGAGCGATGTTGGGCGGGATGTTTGGCAACAATTCGTGTGGATCGAATTCGATCGTCTACGGCAGCACCCGCGAACATGTGTTGGAAGTCCGTGGCTTCTTGAGCGATGGCAGCGAAGCGACCTTTACCGCGCTCAGCGACGAAGAGTTCCAGGCGAAGTGCGCCCCCGAAAACGATTCGTTGGAATCGCAGATCTATCGCGGGATTCGCGATCTGTTGAGCCAAGCGGAGGTGCGCGAAGAGATCCAACGCGAATTTCCCAAGCCGCAGATTCCGCGACGCAACACGGGATACGCTGTCGATCTGTTGATGGATGCTGCCCCGTTGGCCCCTGCCGATGCGGCGTCCGACAAACAGTTCGACTTCTGCAAACTGTTGGCCGGTTCCGAGGGGACGCTCTTCTTCGCTACCGAGATCAAGGTTCGCTGCACGCCGTTGCCGCCACCGGCATCGGCGCTGTTGTGCCCCCATTTCGAAACGGTCGACGAATCGCTGCGGGCGACGTTGCTGGCCGTCAAACATTCGATCTTCGCGTGCGAACTCGTCGATCACTTTGTGTTGAGCGGTGCGGCGCGGAATATAGAACAACGCGCCAACATGAGTTTTGTCGACGGAACACCGGGAGCGATTCTAGCGATCGAGTTCCGCGCCGAGACCGACGAACAAGCCGTCGCGGCGGCTGATAAATTGGTGGCTGAAATGAAAGCTGCCGGTTTGGGATACCACTTTCCCATCTTGACCGGCGACGACACAAACAAGGTCTGGGATCTGCGGAAAGCGGGATTGGGAATCCTTAGCAACGTCGTCGGCGATGCCAAACCGCTGGCCGTGATCGAAGATACCGCGGTTGCGATCGAGGATCTGCCAGAGTTTATCGCCGAGTTCAATCGACGATTGAAAACCAAACATGGTCTGGAGTGTGTGCATTATGCGCACGCCGGATCGGGCGAGATCCATCTGCGACCGATCATCAACTTGAAGACCGACGCCGGCAACCAACAGTTCCGCGACGTCGCGCAAGAGATCGCCGATTTGGTGAAAGAGTACCGCGGTTCGCTCAGTGGAGAGCATGGCGATGGCCGGCTCCGCGGCGAGTTTCTGCAGCAGATGATCGGGCCGAAGAACTACGAAGTGATCCGGCAGGTCAAACGGTTGTGGGATCCGCAGAACATCTTCAACCCGAACAAGATCGTCGACACGCCGCCGATGAATTCGAGCCTGCGATACAAGCCGGGCCAAGCGACTCCCGACGTTCCAACCGTGTTGGACTTCAGCGGTGTCGAGGGTGTCTTGCGAGCGGCGGAGCTGTGCAATGGTGCGGGAGACTGCCGCAAGACACAGCTGTCCGGCGGAACGATGTGCCCCAGCTACATGGCGACTCGCAACGAACAGGATACGACGCGGGCGCGGGCGAACATGCTGCGGCACGTCCTGACGGCAGCCGATGGCAAGCGGTTCCCGTTCGACAGCGAAGAGGTCCGCGAGGTGATGGATCTTTGTCTGTCGTGCAAGGGCTGCAAGCGAGAGTGTCCGTCGAACGTCGACGTGGCGAAGCTGAAGGCGGAGTTCCAGCAAGGCTATTACGATGCTCACGGGGTTCCGCGACGGGCGAAACTGATCGCCAACTTCGCTCGCAACAGCCAACTGGCAGCCTACGCCCCGTGGATGTTCAACTTCATCGTTCGCAACCGCGTGACCTCTCGGATCTTCAAACGCTTCGCCGGTTTTGCTCCCAAGCGTTCGCTGCCGACGATGCATCGCACGACCCTGAGTCGCTGGTTTGCCACGCACACGCCGCACCCATCCGCCGGACAAAACGGTCGCGTGCTGTTTTTCTGCGACGAATTCACCAACTACAACGATACGCCTGTCGGAATCGCGGCGATCGAACTGCTGGAGCGTCTCGGTTTTGCTGTCGAGATCCCCGAGCATCGCGAGAGCGGACGCGCGGCGTTGTCGAAGGGACTGTTGCGGCAGGCTCGCGACGTCGCCGAAGAGAACGTTCGCCTGCTGAAAGATCGCGTCAGCGCAGACCTTCCGCTGGTCGGGGTCGAACCGTCGGCGCTGCTCAGCTTCCGCGACGAATATCCCGAATTGGTTCGCGGCGAATTGCGGGATGCCGCCGCAAAGATGAGCGAACACTGTCTGATGATCGATGAGTTTTTGGCTCAGCAGATGGATGCCGGGCGGATCAAATCGGATGCTTTCCGCGACGACAAGCGGACGATTCGTCTGCACGGTCACTGTCATCAAAAGGCGTTGACATCCCTGGCACCGACGGTGCGGATGCTTCAATTGCCGCGGAACTACACCGTGCGATTGATCCCATCGGGGTGCTGCGGGATGGCGGGCTCGTTTGGTTACGAGACCGAGCACTACGATCTATCGATGCAGATCGGGGAACTGGTGCTGTTTCCGACGGTCCGCAAGGAGCCCGAGGAGAACCTGATCGCCGCGCCGGGGACCAGTTGTCGTCATCAGATCGCCGACGGCACCGGTCGCAAGGCGGAACATCCGGTGCAGATTTTGCGCGACGCGTTGCTATCGAATTAA
- the hslV gene encoding ATP-dependent protease subunit HslV, whose product MELHATTILSVRRGNKVAMGGDGQVTLGTTVMKSDACKVRRLNEGRVLCGFAGGAADAFALLERFEEKMRDYPANVPRAATELAKDWRMDRALRRLEALLAVADGKHSLLISGTGDVIQPTDGVIGIGSGGHYAIAAARALLAHSDLSAAEIVRRSMEIAADIDIYTNRNIVVEELEAVS is encoded by the coding sequence ATGGAACTCCACGCAACCACGATCCTATCGGTCCGTCGAGGCAACAAAGTCGCGATGGGGGGCGATGGGCAAGTAACTTTAGGCACGACGGTGATGAAGTCGGATGCCTGTAAGGTGCGGCGGTTGAACGAAGGCCGCGTCTTATGTGGCTTCGCCGGCGGTGCGGCGGATGCCTTTGCTCTGTTGGAACGCTTTGAAGAGAAGATGCGGGACTATCCCGCCAACGTGCCACGCGCGGCGACCGAACTGGCCAAGGACTGGCGGATGGATCGGGCGCTGCGTCGGTTAGAGGCTTTGTTGGCGGTCGCCGACGGAAAACATTCGCTGTTGATCAGCGGCACCGGCGACGTGATCCAACCGACCGACGGCGTGATCGGGATCGGTTCGGGAGGGCACTACGCAATCGCAGCCGCTCGCGCATTGTTGGCTCATTCGGATCTGTCGGCGGCAGAGATCGTTCGCCGATCGATGGAGATCGCCGCGGATATCGATATCTATACCAATCGCAACATCGTTGTCGAAGAACTGGAGGCCGTATCGTGA
- a CDS encoding nitroreductase family protein, with protein MRSEVAGEAEAEVRSFTESYSPNFPQQAPNMQHASIHQLIRQRRTIKPAQMDSRPIQRDVIQTLLEDANWAPTHGLTEPWRFTLFTGDSRQRLAKLLSETYREITPPAEFKQNKFDKFAINPTLAPLVVAIGMKRQPSKKISEIDEIAAVACAVQNIHLSATAFGLGGFWSSNAAACSDALRDFVGLGDEDRMLGLFYLGYPAADWPAGTRNPIADKVRWETE; from the coding sequence ATGCGTTCGGAGGTTGCTGGCGAAGCGGAGGCTGAGGTACGATCCTTCACAGAATCGTACAGCCCCAACTTTCCGCAGCAGGCCCCGAACATGCAGCACGCGTCTATCCATCAATTGATCCGTCAGCGGCGAACCATCAAGCCCGCTCAGATGGACTCGCGACCGATCCAACGCGACGTGATCCAGACGCTGTTGGAAGATGCCAACTGGGCACCGACCCACGGCCTGACCGAACCGTGGCGATTCACTCTCTTTACGGGAGATTCACGCCAGCGATTGGCGAAACTGCTGTCGGAAACCTATCGCGAGATCACACCGCCGGCGGAGTTCAAGCAGAACAAATTCGATAAATTTGCCATCAACCCGACGCTCGCGCCGCTGGTCGTTGCGATCGGTATGAAGCGGCAACCGAGCAAGAAGATCTCCGAGATCGATGAGATCGCCGCTGTCGCCTGTGCGGTCCAGAACATCCATCTTTCGGCGACGGCGTTTGGGCTGGGCGGCTTCTGGTCATCCAACGCCGCCGCATGCAGCGATGCGCTCCGCGATTTTGTCGGCTTGGGCGACGAGGATCGCATGCTCGGTCTGTTTTATCTCGGTTATCCCGCCGCGGATTGGCCGGCGGGAACTCGCAATCCGATCGCCGACAAAGTCCGCTGGGAAACCGAATAA